A window of the Alnus glutinosa chromosome 4, dhAlnGlut1.1, whole genome shotgun sequence genome harbors these coding sequences:
- the LOC133866152 gene encoding uncharacterized protein LOC133866152 encodes MNPDAFLALCNTLKQNDFLQSSRYVKITEQVAVFCLLMAHNWTQRDVADRLQRSAHTVSVYYRRACKAMCRLGKTIIQPTETHMPHQVVAQNGNYYPWFTGCIGAIDGTHIDAKVINGDENTYQGRKHTTTQNVMCVADLDLNFTYVYAGWEGSAHDSRIFTMCVNDPTLCFPTPKDGFFYLVDSGYGCYRGLLPPFRRERYHLPEFQHGQDIPKSMRELFNCRHSAMVSD; translated from the exons ATGAATCCCGACGCATTCCTTGCTCTTTGTAATACGTTAAAACAGAATGACTTCTTACAAAGTAGTCGATATGTGAAGATAACGGAGCAGGTTGCTGTATTTTGCCTCCTAATGGCACACAATTGGACACAAAGGGACGTGGCTGATAGGCTCCAACGTTCAGCACATACTGTCAGCGTATACTACAGAAGGGCGTGTAAAGCCATGTGTAGGTTGGGAAAGACCATCATACAACCGACTGAGACGCACATGCCGCACCAAGTCGTCGCTCAAAATGGCAACTACTACCCATGGTTTACG GGTTGTATTGGTGCTATTGATGGCACACACATCGATGCGAAGGTGATCAATGGGGATGAAAACACATACCAAGGCAGAAAACATACAACCACTCAAAATGTAATGTGTGTGGCGGATCTAGATTTGAACTTCACTTATGTATATGCTGGTTGGGAGGGGAGTGCGCACGACTCCCGCATCTTCACTATGTGTGTAAATGATCCAACGCTATGCTTCCCAACACCAAAAGATG GATTCTTTTACCTAGTGGATTCGGGATATGGATGCTATCGCGGGTTGCTACCTCCATTTCGTCGTGAACGGTACCATTTGCCCGAATTTCAACATGGGCAAGACATACCCAAGAGTATGCGGGAGCTCTTTAACTGTAGACACTCAGCTATGGTCAGCGATTGA